In Mycobacterium gallinarum, a single window of DNA contains:
- a CDS encoding enoyl-CoA hydratase: protein MIGVTRDGDVMTLEMQRADRRNALNAALVDGLREAVEKAASEDIRAIVLTGAGHVFSAGADLSDAAGVAEELPEKAKALNIAIDKAPVPVIGAINGPAIGAGVILAMICDLRVVDPDGYFQFPVAKYGLALDNWSIRRLTSLVGAGRARGMLLGAERLTAEAALHTGMANRIGTLADAQAWAAELAGYAPLALQHAKRVLNDDGAYEEPWPEHTELFDRAWASQDVIEAQVARIEKRPPRFRGA from the coding sequence ATGATTGGTGTGACCCGCGACGGCGACGTGATGACACTGGAAATGCAGCGTGCCGACCGCCGCAACGCGCTCAACGCTGCGCTCGTCGACGGCCTGCGCGAGGCGGTCGAGAAAGCCGCGAGCGAAGACATCCGGGCCATTGTGCTGACCGGTGCCGGCCACGTGTTCAGTGCTGGCGCTGATCTGTCGGACGCCGCGGGGGTCGCCGAGGAACTGCCCGAGAAGGCGAAAGCACTGAACATCGCGATCGATAAGGCGCCGGTCCCCGTCATCGGCGCGATCAACGGGCCCGCAATCGGGGCCGGTGTCATTCTCGCGATGATCTGCGACCTGCGGGTCGTTGACCCCGACGGTTACTTCCAATTCCCAGTCGCCAAATATGGTCTGGCGCTGGACAACTGGAGCATCCGCCGACTCACCTCGCTGGTGGGCGCCGGCCGCGCGCGGGGAATGCTGCTCGGTGCCGAACGGCTCACCGCCGAGGCCGCGCTGCACACGGGTATGGCCAACCGCATCGGCACGCTGGCCGACGCGCAGGCCTGGGCCGCTGAGCTCGCCGGCTATGCACCGTTGGCGCTGCAGCACGCCAAGCGGGTGCTCAACGACGACGGTGCCTACGAAGAGCCGTGGCCTGAGCACACGGAGCTCTTCGATCGGGCGTGGGCAAGCCAGGACGTCATCGAGGCTCAGGTGGCGCGCATCGAGAAGCGGCCGCCGAGGTTCCGGGGGGCCTGA
- a CDS encoding acetyl-coenzyme A carboxylase carboxyl transferase subunits beta/alpha, translating to MSRIGALDLRDAVLDADSYRSWDTPPLDVGGNEEYRRELADAAAKTGLDESVLTGEGTVFGRRVALVACEFDFLAGSIGVAAAERITRAVARATAERLPLVASPSSGGTRMQEGTVAFLQMVKIAAAVDLHKRAHLPYLVYLRHPTTGGVFASWGSLGHVTAAEPGALIGFLGPRVYEHLYGEAFPPGVQTAENLERHAVIDGVVPLEAVRSTLDRTLKVLADAPEPPPPPPASVPIPDVPAWDSVVASRRPDRPGVGYLLRHGTSDRVLLSGTGRGEDATTLLALARFGGQPAVVLGQQRVLGGMVGPAALREARRGMALAAGLKLPLVLVIDTAGPALTVEAEQDGLAGEIARCLADLVTLDTPTVSILLGQGSGGPALAMVPADRVLAALHGWLAPLPPEGASAIVFRDTDHAPELAAAQGIRSADLLRSGIVDAIVPERPDAADEPLAFTQRLSATIANELHSLRSVSDDERLSDRLARYRRIGL from the coding sequence GTGAGCCGGATCGGTGCCCTTGACCTGCGCGATGCCGTGCTCGACGCGGATTCGTACCGCAGCTGGGACACCCCACCGCTGGACGTCGGCGGCAACGAGGAGTACCGGCGCGAGCTGGCTGACGCGGCGGCCAAGACCGGCCTTGACGAGTCGGTACTGACGGGTGAGGGCACCGTGTTCGGGCGACGAGTGGCCCTGGTGGCCTGCGAGTTCGATTTCCTGGCGGGTTCGATCGGGGTGGCGGCGGCGGAGCGGATCACCCGCGCGGTGGCCCGCGCGACGGCCGAGCGCCTGCCGCTGGTCGCGTCACCGAGTTCAGGTGGCACCCGCATGCAGGAGGGCACGGTCGCGTTCCTGCAGATGGTCAAGATCGCGGCGGCCGTCGACCTGCACAAGCGGGCGCATCTGCCCTATCTGGTGTACCTGCGTCATCCGACAACCGGTGGGGTGTTCGCCTCGTGGGGGTCACTTGGCCATGTGACCGCGGCCGAACCGGGCGCGCTGATCGGTTTCCTCGGCCCGAGGGTGTACGAGCACCTTTACGGTGAAGCCTTCCCTCCGGGTGTGCAGACCGCGGAGAACCTGGAGCGCCACGCCGTGATCGACGGCGTCGTGCCGCTGGAGGCGGTGCGCTCAACGCTCGACCGCACGCTGAAGGTCCTCGCCGATGCGCCCGAGCCACCACCGCCACCGCCGGCGTCCGTGCCGATACCCGACGTGCCCGCGTGGGATTCGGTGGTGGCCTCGCGTCGGCCGGACCGCCCCGGCGTGGGATATCTGCTGCGGCACGGCACATCCGACCGGGTCCTGTTGTCGGGCACCGGCCGCGGCGAGGATGCCACCACACTGCTGGCGTTGGCCAGGTTCGGCGGTCAACCGGCTGTCGTGCTCGGCCAGCAGCGGGTGCTGGGCGGGATGGTCGGCCCGGCGGCGCTGCGTGAGGCGCGACGCGGCATGGCGCTGGCTGCGGGACTCAAGTTGCCGCTGGTGCTCGTCATCGACACGGCGGGACCTGCGCTCACGGTCGAGGCCGAACAGGATGGCCTGGCCGGCGAAATCGCGCGCTGCCTGGCCGATCTCGTCACGCTGGACACGCCGACTGTGTCGATCCTGCTCGGCCAGGGCAGCGGGGGGCCCGCGCTGGCGATGGTGCCCGCGGACCGGGTACTGGCCGCATTGCATGGCTGGCTCGCCCCGCTGCCACCGGAGGGCGCGAGCGCCATCGTGTTTCGCGACACCGACCACGCACCGGAACTCGCTGCGGCGCAGGGCATCCGATCGGCCGACCTGTTGCGCAGCGGCATCGTCGACGCGATCGTGCCGGAGCGTCCGGATGCCGCGGACGAGCCGCTGGCGTTCACCCAGAGGTTGTCGGCGACGATCGCCAACGAACTGCATTCGCTGCGTTCAGTTTCCGACGACGAGCGACTGTCCGACAGGCTGGCGCGGTATCGCCGGATCGGGTTGTAG
- a CDS encoding MBL fold metallo-hydrolase, with protein MIGATLRIGLGTASLLAGGWALRALHGTPSALGASPGEIDGVAKRSPNYQDGVFVNIEAASPVELTRQEQFLLVREVIGGSSNQQPSSAVPLVTPDPSVAVGDLAVTWYGHSSAVIEVDGYRVLADPVWSDRCSPSRTIGPRRLHPVPAPLEALPAIDAVIISHDHYDHLDIDTVKQLARTQRAKFFVPLGIGAHLRSWHIPADRIVELDWNESARLDDLTLVCTPARHFSGRFLTRNTTLWSSWALIGPSHRAFFGGDTGYSKSFGDIGVEHGPFDLTLMPVGAYHPGWPDIHMNPEEAVRAHRDVTDAGLLVPIHWATFRLAPHPWSEPVQRLVKAAEADNALIAVPKPGQRVQPDAALANDPWWLL; from the coding sequence ATGATCGGGGCGACGCTGCGCATCGGCCTTGGTACGGCTTCGTTGCTGGCCGGGGGATGGGCATTGCGCGCGCTGCACGGCACGCCGTCGGCCCTCGGCGCGTCCCCGGGGGAGATCGACGGTGTCGCCAAGAGGTCCCCGAACTACCAGGACGGCGTCTTCGTCAACATCGAGGCGGCCAGCCCGGTCGAATTGACTCGTCAGGAGCAGTTCCTGCTGGTCCGTGAGGTCATCGGCGGCAGTTCGAACCAACAGCCGTCCTCGGCCGTCCCGTTGGTCACACCCGACCCGAGTGTGGCGGTCGGAGATCTCGCTGTCACCTGGTACGGCCACTCGTCGGCCGTCATCGAGGTCGACGGCTACCGCGTGCTGGCAGATCCGGTGTGGAGCGACCGCTGCTCGCCGTCGAGGACAATCGGTCCGCGGCGGCTGCACCCGGTGCCGGCTCCGCTGGAGGCGCTGCCCGCCATCGACGCGGTCATCATCAGCCATGACCACTACGACCACCTCGACATCGACACCGTCAAACAGCTGGCGCGCACGCAGCGAGCCAAGTTCTTCGTCCCGCTCGGCATCGGCGCCCATCTGCGGTCCTGGCACATCCCGGCCGACCGGATCGTCGAACTCGACTGGAACGAGAGTGCCCGCCTCGACGACCTGACCCTGGTGTGCACCCCTGCGCGGCATTTCTCCGGCCGGTTCCTCACTCGCAACACGACGCTGTGGTCGTCATGGGCGTTGATCGGGCCCAGCCACCGCGCGTTCTTCGGCGGTGACACCGGATATTCGAAGAGTTTCGGCGACATCGGCGTCGAGCACGGACCGTTCGACCTGACCCTGATGCCGGTGGGCGCCTATCACCCTGGCTGGCCAGATATCCACATGAACCCCGAGGAAGCGGTTCGCGCGCACCGCGACGTCACCGACGCGGGGTTGCTGGTCCCGATCCACTGGGCGACGTTTCGGCTCGCGCCGCATCCGTGGTCTGAGCCGGTGCAGCGACTGGTCAAGGCGGCCGAAGCCGACAACGCCCTGATCGCGGTGCCGAAGCCGGGGCAGCGGGTCCAGCCCGACGCGGCCTTGGCGAACGACCCGTGGTGGCTCCTCTAG